GATGGTGGAGGGTTGATGGAAGGGGGCGGGAGATTCATGGGTCGAGACGTCGAGGGGTCAGGGGTCGAGAGGGGAAGTGGGTGGGGGCGCTGGGAGGGAGGACAGCGGATGGCGGATGGGTCATCCCGGCCTCGTCTGTTCTCGACACCTCGACTTCTCGACACCTCGACCTCTCAACCTTCCCTCAGCCCCCCACCCCTGGACTGGGCCGCCCCTCGCCCAGCACCCGGCGCACTTCGCGCAGTTCGGCGTCGCCGGCCAGGACCAGCACGCTGTCGCCGGCCAGGAGCTGGGTGGCCCCCTTTGGAATCAGGAATTCGCCGGCGCGGTGCACCAGAATCACCAGGGCTTCGGGGGGCAGGTGCAGGTCCACGATTCGGCCGCCGTCCGCGAGGCTGCCGCGCATGACTTCCACCTCCACCATCTCGTTCTTGTTGTGGCCGGTGGGGGTGTAGGTGATGGGGTAGGTGGCCTGCGCCGGAATCTCCTCGCGGACGTGCAGCCAGCGGGCCACCAGGGTCAGGGTGGTGCCCTGCAGCAGCACGCTGGTGAGCACGATAAAAAAGACGATGTTAAAGAGGGTGCGCGCCTCCGGAATGCCGGCCACCAGCGGAAAGGTGGCGAGCACGATAGGCACTGCGCCGCGCAGGCCCACCCAGGCCACCATGCTTTTCTCGTTCAGTGGCATGCGGGCGTTCGCCAGCGAGAGGTACACGCTGACCGGCCGCGCCACAAACACCAGCATCAAGGAACAGGCCAGGGCCAGCCCCGCCGTGGGCAGCAGTTCGTGGGGATTGACCAGCAGCCCCAGCGTGAGGAACATGCCCACCTGCATCAGCCACGACAGGCCGTCGTGAAAGCCGATCAGGGAGCGCTTGTGGATAAAGTCGGCGTTGCCCAGCAGCACGCCCGCGATGTAAATGGCCAGAAAGCCGCTGCCGCCCACCACGGCGGTGCCGGCAAAGATAATCAGGGCCAGCGCCAGCATCAGGACCGAGTACAACCCTTCAAACTGCAACTGCACGCGGTTGAGCAGCCAGAGGGCCGCCCGGCCCAGCGCCAGACCCAGCAGCGCGCCCAGCACCATCTCCTTGAGAAACAGCGGCGCGATGCTCAGGACCCCCTGGCCCGGGTGCGCCATGAGTTCCAGAATCCCCACCGTCAGAAACACCGCCATCGGGTCGTTGCCCCCGGACTCGAATTCCAGCAGGGGGTCAATGTCGCCCTTCAGGCCCAGGTTGCGCTCTTTGAGCACCGAGAACACGGCGCTGGCATCGGTGCTGCTGACAATGGCGCCCAGCAGCCACGCGGTCAGCCAGGGAAAGCCAAAGGCGTAGTGGGTAAAGGCCGCCATCACCCCGGCGGTGGCCAGCACGCCCACGGTGGCGAGGCTCAGGCCCCGGCGCACCACCGGGCGGGTCAGGGCCCAGTTGGTGTCCAGGCCCCCCTGAAACAGGATGAAACACAGCGCCACCGTGCCGATGGCCTGCGCCAGTCCGTAATCCTGAAACTGAATGCCCAGGCCGTCGCTGCCGAACAGCATGCCCACGCCCAGAAACAGCAGTAGCCCCGGAATGCCCAGGCGCCCGCCCAGCCGGCTGACGAGCAGGCTGACCAGCAGCAGCACCCCGGCCGCCAGCAGGTAGCCTTCGGCGTGCACTTCACCCATGAAAGGCCCGGTGCGGCGAAGAGAAGAAGAGCGCAGTCATAAGGGCATCGTGGCATGCGTCTGGGTGCCACAAAAAGAAGCTGGCCCCTGGAGTGCGGGGGCCAGCGGGTCAGCTTAAGTTTCGTTAAAGGTCGCCGGCCAGCCAGCGCACCACGTTCTTGCCCAGCGCCGCGTTGCTGAGGTTGGGCCAGTTGTTGTACTGCCCGGTGCTGCCGTCCGAGTAGGTGTTGTCCCCGAAGGTGCTGCTGTCGCCCCACATCGCCACGCGGCCACCCCCCACGCTGTTCACGGCCAGATAGGTTTTGCCCCCGGTGCCCATCAGGGCGGTGCCAGAGAACACGTCCACGCTGGTGCCCACGTACACGCCGGCGCTGCTTACGCCGTTCAGGATGGGGTGGGTGGTCAGCGGCGCGGCCGTGTACACCGGATCGCTGAAGCTGGAGTTGAACGACGCACCCAGGCCAAACAGGCCGTCGGTGTTCAGGCTGGCCTGCAGGCTGGTGCTGACGCTGCTGGGCGTGCGGCCGTCCCAGCCATTAAAGACTTCGGGGCTGTCCCAGCCGCTGTTGTTGCGGTCGCTGGCGCGGTGGTCGGTGATGAAAAAGACCCCGCCCCCGTTCTGCACGAAGCTCTGGATGGCGGCGCGTTCGCTGTCGCTGAAGGGATTCTGCGGCTCGGGAATCACCAGCACGGACACGCCGGACAGGCTGCTGGTGGTCACAGCGGTGCCGGTCAGGGTGCCCACCGTGTAGCCCAGCCCCCGCAGGGCGCCCGCGTAGTCGCTGTACGCCCCGTCAATGCGCCAGTCGGCGTTGCCCGCATCCTCAGCCTTGGTGAGGTCGAACAGCACCTTCTTGGCCGTACCGCCCCCGCCGCCTGTGCCGCCCCCGTTCGCCGCGCCGGGGGTGGCCGCCTGCACCTTGAAGTCGGCGCTATTGGCGCCCGTGTCCTGGCCGTCGGGCACGCGGGCCAGGGCGCTGCCCGCGCCCGTGGTGGGGGCGGGGGCGCCCTCGCCCTGCCCGGCGGTGGGGGTGCCGTAGGCCACCGCGTCCACCACGGCGCCGGATTTCAGCAGGCGCAGGCTGCCGCTGCCGTTGTTCAGGTCCGCGCCGCTGCTGACCAGGGTGCGGTTCGTCACTGTGGTGTCCTGGGCCACCACGTAGTACCCGCTGGCCGGGATGGTGCCCGACAGGGTGATCGTGCGGTACTGGGTGCCGGCGGTGTCGTAGGCCGCCAGGGTGTAGCCGCTCAGGCTTTTGCCAGCCGGGCCTTTCAGTTCAATAAACGTGCCGGTATCGGTGCCCAGCGCGTCGGAGTACAGCTCGTTCAGGACGGGTTCGCCCGCCGCCGCCAGGGCCGCCAGTGGGGCGCTGTCCTGCGCGGTGCGGCCACAGGCAGGCAGAAGAAGGGCAAGGGAAGCGAGCGCCATCAGGCGCCGGGCCGGCAGATTGGGTTGCATCGGAGTTCTATTCTCTACGGAATTGTGATGTTTGTGTCAATTTGATTGGTGGTCCATCTGGCGCATTTCTTCATGTGCCCCTCGTCTGCTAGGCTGGGCCGCATGACACCTCAGGCCGGTTCACGTTCGCCGTTTTTCGGTTCTGGGGGTTGGCTGGCCTGATCGCTCAGGTCAAGCGCTTTACCCCCGCCCGCACCCATGCGAGGCGGGGCTTTTCTTTGTTCCGCAGGAGGACACATGCAGCACGAAGCCATTCAAGAGATCACGGCCGCTGGCACCCTGGAGGCCCTGCAGGCCGTCAAGACGAAGTACGTGGGCAAAAGTGGCCTGGTGACCCGGGAACTGGGCGCCCTGGGCAAACTGCCCCCCGAGGAGCGCAAGGCCCGGGGCGCCGAGATCAACGCCGTGCGTCAGGCCATCCAGGCGGCGCTGGACGAGCGCGAAGCCGTCCTGAAGCGTGAGGCCCTGGACGCCAAACTGGCGGGCGAGGCCATTGACGTGACCCTGCCCGGCCTGCCCCTGCCGGCGGGCGGCCTGCACCCCATCAACCGGGTGTACGAGGACCTCGTGAACATCTACGAGCGCCTGGGCTACACGGTGGTGGAAGGCCCAGAGGTGGAAGACGAGCACCACAACTTCGAGGCCCTGAACGTGCCCTGGTACCACCCGGCGCGCGACCTGCAGGACACCTTCTGGCTGGAGGAGGTGCCCGCCAGCTTCAACGGCCCGTTGGAACCGGGGGCGGCCCCGGCTCCAAGCGTGCCTCGCCTGCTGCGCACCCACACCAGCCCCATGCAGGTGCGCTACATGGTGGACCACGAGCCAGACCTGAAGGTGGTCGTGCGTGGCAAGGTGTACCGCTACGAGGCCACCGACGCCACCCACGAAAGCATGTTCCACCAGCTGGAAGGCCTGGTGGTGGGCGACGGCATCTCCATGGCCGATCTGAAGGGCACCATTGCTGAAATGGCGCGCGGGTTGTACGGGGCGGGGGCCAAGGTGCGCTTCCAGCCCAGCTATTACCCCTTCGTGGAGCCGGGCGCCGACTTCGCCGTGTACTGGGACAACCCGCGCGGCGAGAGCAAGTGGCTGGAACTGGGCGGCTGCGGCATGGTGCACCCCAATGTGTTCAAGGCCGTGGACGATCTGCGCGAAGCCCAGGGCAAGCCCCGTGTGTACGAGGGCAAGACCGGCTTTGCTTTTGGCCTGGGCCCCGAGCGCATTGCCATGCTGAAGTACAAGATTCCCGATATCCGCTACTTCTACGCGAACGACCCGAGGGTGATTGGGCAATTTCGGGGAGAGTTGGGATGAACGTTGATGCGGCGTCTGCGTCGTTGCGGTCATTCCTGACTTCGCATCCTGAATCGGAGATTGCCGAGCAGTTGCGGTATCTGCAAAACAATGGCTTCGGAAAGATTGAAAGTATTGCCGCCCTGAAAGACGTAGCGGGGATGGAAACGGCCGAGGCCAAACGGCAAGTGCATTTCAGCACCGCCTGGGCCCAACGCCGAGAACAGGACGAAGCGCTACACGACGAACTTGAACGTTTTATCGAGGAGGCCCCATGAGACCCCGTTCCGTCGGCATCCTCTTCAACGATCAGAACCAAGTCCTGTTGATGCTACGGCGCAAGGCAGGGCGCGCCTACGCCACCCTGCCCGGCGGCGGCATTGAGGGCGAGGAAACCCCGGCCGAAGCCTGCGCCCGCGAGATGCTGGAAGAAGTGAACCTGACCGTTGGGGTCCAGCGCGAGGTGCTGGTGCTGGACAACCTGGGCAACCGCGAACACTACTTTCTGGTCACGTGGCAGGGTGGCGAAATGCGCCTGGGCGACGGTCCCGAAGGCGTGCGCCACAGCGAAGAGAACTCGTATGAACCGGCCTGGGTGGGCGTGCAGGACCTGGACGCCGTGAATCTGATGCCGGAGCAGGCGCGGAAACTGGTGCGGGGGCTGGCATTCCAGGAGATTTCCGAGGCTCACTCCCAGAGGTGAATCCATGAATCTGGGTGGGTTCGCGCTATGGCTCTCGCCGCTTCCCTGGAGGACATGCCTTGTGAGCGTTTGAGGACCTGAATCCACTCAAGCAAGCCGCAAGGCACCTCACTTCGGGCCTTTCTCAATGCGGTGATGAGGTCGTCACCCTTCCCCAAGTGTTGTTCCAAAGCTGCAATGCCTTCGGGCAAGTGATGATAGCCAGGAACGCTCACGCCTTCAATTTAAGTTCTCGTTACGAGGTATCCACCATGAACATCCCCTATTCCTGGCTCAAAGAGCTGATCCCTGCCCTGCCGCCCGTGGCGGAACTGGAACCTGTGTTCGCCCAACTGGGCCTGCCGCTGGAAGGCGTGGAAGAGGTCCCCGCCCCGCCCGAAGGGGTGCTGCTGGTTTCTGTCACAGCGGCCGATCCGATGCCCGGCACCCAGCTGACCAAGCTGAGCCTGGATGCCGGCCCCCACGGGCCGCGCACCATTGCCAGCGGCGCTCCCAACGCGGTGGGCCTGCCCGCCGGCACCATGCTGGCGCTGGTCTCGCCCGGCACCGCTCTGGGCGGCATGACCTACGGCGTGCGCGAGTTGCAGGGCGTGGAGTCCTGGGGCATGGCCGCCAGCGCCAAGGAACTGGGCGTGGGCGAAAGCAGCGCCGGGCTGATGCTGTTCCCGGCCGGGACCGCCGCTCCCGGCACCCCCATGCGCGAGCTCTGGGCCGCCGATCAGGTGCTGGATGTGGAAGTGACCCCCAACCGCGCCGACGTGCTGAGCGCCCTGGGCCTGGCCCGCGACCTCGCGGCCTTCCTGAAGCTGGACTTGAAGGCGCCGCCCGCCGGCCCCGAGGCCAGCGGCGAGGGCGAGATCCGCGTCTCCCTCCCCGACAAGGGGCGGGTCATTGAGCGTGATCCGACCCAGAAACTGCGGTTCGGCTGCGACCATTTCGTGGCGCGCACCGTGGGCGGCCTGCGCAACGGCCCCGCG
This region of Deinococcus multiflagellatus genomic DNA includes:
- a CDS encoding potassium/proton antiporter, whose product is MGEVHAEGYLLAAGVLLLVSLLVSRLGGRLGIPGLLLFLGVGMLFGSDGLGIQFQDYGLAQAIGTVALCFILFQGGLDTNWALTRPVVRRGLSLATVGVLATAGVMAAFTHYAFGFPWLTAWLLGAIVSSTDASAVFSVLKERNLGLKGDIDPLLEFESGGNDPMAVFLTVGILELMAHPGQGVLSIAPLFLKEMVLGALLGLALGRAALWLLNRVQLQFEGLYSVLMLALALIIFAGTAVVGGSGFLAIYIAGVLLGNADFIHKRSLIGFHDGLSWLMQVGMFLTLGLLVNPHELLPTAGLALACSLMLVFVARPVSVYLSLANARMPLNEKSMVAWVGLRGAVPIVLATFPLVAGIPEARTLFNIVFFIVLTSVLLQGTTLTLVARWLHVREEIPAQATYPITYTPTGHNKNEMVEVEVMRGSLADGGRIVDLHLPPEALVILVHRAGEFLIPKGATQLLAGDSVLVLAGDAELREVRRVLGEGRPSPGVGG
- the pheS gene encoding phenylalanine--tRNA ligase subunit alpha translates to MQHEAIQEITAAGTLEALQAVKTKYVGKSGLVTRELGALGKLPPEERKARGAEINAVRQAIQAALDEREAVLKREALDAKLAGEAIDVTLPGLPLPAGGLHPINRVYEDLVNIYERLGYTVVEGPEVEDEHHNFEALNVPWYHPARDLQDTFWLEEVPASFNGPLEPGAAPAPSVPRLLRTHTSPMQVRYMVDHEPDLKVVVRGKVYRYEATDATHESMFHQLEGLVVGDGISMADLKGTIAEMARGLYGAGAKVRFQPSYYPFVEPGADFAVYWDNPRGESKWLELGGCGMVHPNVFKAVDDLREAQGKPRVYEGKTGFAFGLGPERIAMLKYKIPDIRYFYANDPRVIGQFRGELG
- a CDS encoding Gldg family protein — its product is MQPNLPARRLMALASLALLLPACGRTAQDSAPLAALAAAGEPVLNELYSDALGTDTGTFIELKGPAGKSLSGYTLAAYDTAGTQYRTITLSGTIPASGYYVVAQDTTVTNRTLVSSGADLNNGSGSLRLLKSGAVVDAVAYGTPTAGQGEGAPAPTTGAGSALARVPDGQDTGANSADFKVQAATPGAANGGGTGGGGGTAKKVLFDLTKAEDAGNADWRIDGAYSDYAGALRGLGYTVGTLTGTAVTTSSLSGVSVLVIPEPQNPFSDSERAAIQSFVQNGGGVFFITDHRASDRNNSGWDSPEVFNGWDGRTPSSVSTSLQASLNTDGLFGLGASFNSSFSDPVYTAAPLTTHPILNGVSSAGVYVGTSVDVFSGTALMGTGGKTYLAVNSVGGGRVAMWGDSSTFGDNTYSDGSTGQYNNWPNLSNAALGKNVVRWLAGDL
- a CDS encoding NUDIX hydrolase; translated protein: MRPRSVGILFNDQNQVLLMLRRKAGRAYATLPGGGIEGEETPAEACAREMLEEVNLTVGVQREVLVLDNLGNREHYFLVTWQGGEMRLGDGPEGVRHSEENSYEPAWVGVQDLDAVNLMPEQARKLVRGLAFQEISEAHSQR